A single window of Fischerella sp. PCC 9605 DNA harbors:
- a CDS encoding NF038122 family metalloprotease has product MKKINHQKSPIYSRINKVKQATCRGKLFLLGLLICAAIIGNFQLAQAQNTTYTTTDSKTTAKFQIYYGPETTLDQMIGTELAGKIWSQYLGDNVTIKLFASTTSGLPKNVLGSSTAEMLKNRHSYEELYKQLSVDKKSPNDFTADQNRLKFPYLSVMLNGKVIENVDKTNITRANAKALGFLSGTDTTDFDGHIVLSKDLTNISNVNTLSWSYNYSNNEIPLSSLDYLTTMVHEIGHILGFVSGIDNPHLEAALRDTEHPITDDVIDKIFTPLDLERFSDTSKNQVIKYDSGKYSWTGIPDLSIGGNPFLTFDKGNSTVEKTATGEETSLGGDGEQGSHWKKGTDGIMDPYLQTGKREVITHIDLTALDLMGWDVRSPAMDLEQLAQKLPTLYKEAKKTAEDKMANASTWFLLSPPELVNPVGGDANVTYTIGEGDSQSCSSNNGVTYCYNSSGSTSCSSDNGVTSCISETGEVKTFSPSSLDPSLETYCQDSKNQSKPDCLLWRSSGSHKYWDAYYQKLIFLSQKWLPNETTTSDAKTVSEVFATLGLVGYK; this is encoded by the coding sequence ATGAAAAAGATTAATCATCAGAAATCTCCCATATACAGTCGCATAAATAAAGTCAAGCAAGCTACTTGTCGTGGGAAGTTGTTTTTGTTAGGATTACTTATTTGTGCGGCAATTATTGGTAATTTCCAGCTAGCGCAAGCACAAAACACAACATATACTACCACTGATTCAAAAACGACAGCAAAATTCCAGATTTACTACGGCCCTGAGACCACCCTAGACCAGATGATTGGCACGGAGTTAGCAGGGAAGATATGGAGCCAATACCTTGGCGATAATGTCACTATTAAGCTGTTTGCTTCGACTACCAGTGGGTTGCCTAAAAATGTTCTTGGCTCTTCAACAGCAGAGATGCTAAAAAACAGGCATTCATACGAGGAACTTTACAAACAATTGTCTGTAGATAAAAAATCACCAAATGATTTTACTGCTGACCAAAACCGTTTGAAGTTTCCTTATCTGAGTGTGATGCTCAATGGTAAGGTCATAGAAAATGTTGACAAAACAAACATCACCCGTGCTAATGCCAAAGCCTTAGGGTTCCTTTCCGGCACAGATACTACTGATTTTGATGGTCATATTGTACTAAGTAAAGACCTAACTAACATAAGTAATGTAAATACATTGTCATGGAGTTATAACTACAGCAATAACGAGATTCCACTTAGCAGCTTAGACTATTTGACTACAATGGTACATGAAATAGGTCATATCTTAGGCTTTGTCAGTGGAATAGATAATCCCCACTTAGAAGCGGCGCTAAGAGATACAGAGCATCCGATTACAGATGATGTGATAGATAAGATTTTCACTCCACTAGACCTAGAGCGCTTCTCTGATACAAGCAAAAACCAGGTAATAAAATATGACAGTGGCAAGTACTCCTGGACAGGAATACCAGATTTATCAATTGGTGGCAATCCTTTCTTAACCTTTGATAAAGGTAATTCAACAGTTGAGAAAACAGCAACAGGAGAAGAGACTTCCTTAGGTGGCGATGGGGAACAGGGTTCTCACTGGAAAAAAGGTACAGATGGCATCATGGATCCCTATCTGCAAACAGGTAAAAGAGAGGTAATCACACATATTGATCTCACCGCATTGGATTTAATGGGTTGGGATGTGCGATCGCCAGCTATGGACTTAGAGCAATTAGCACAGAAGCTACCAACTCTATACAAGGAAGCCAAGAAAACAGCGGAAGATAAGATGGCAAATGCCTCTACTTGGTTTCTGCTTTCTCCCCCAGAACTGGTAAACCCGGTAGGGGGTGACGCCAACGTCACCTATACTATAGGTGAAGGCGATAGTCAGTCCTGTAGCTCAAACAACGGTGTGACGTATTGCTATAACTCAAGCGGTAGTACATCCTGTAGCTCGGACAATGGTGTGACGTCTTGCATTTCCGAGACTGGTGAAGTCAAGACTTTCTCACCGTCTTCACTAGACCCATCTCTAGAAACATATTGTCAAGATTCAAAAAATCAGTCCAAGCCCGATTGCTTATTATGGCGTTCCTCTGGTTCCCATAAATATTGGGACGCATATTACCAAAAACTGATTTTTCTTAGCCAAAAATGGCTGCCAAATGAAACAACAACCTCTGATGCCAAAACCGTGTCAGAAGTATTTGCTACTCTGGGTCTGGTGGGCTACAAATAA
- a CDS encoding beta strand repeat-containing protein, with the protein MFFESTTILHKTFYFLLQKKSLFPLITISLLLKTPLPVRAQTQITPDGTLPTNVNNIGGGIHEITGGTQPNNGANLFHSLKDFSVQSGDTARFVHPQGIDNIITRITGGSPSQINGIIQTLIDDTTDIGRANLFLINPSGIIFGENARLDIGGSFFATTADKLKFADGTEFSAINPTANPLLTVSVPIGLQYGSNPNSSIRVNGNGNNLLVDFNSGYVDRSNRPLGLHNVTQTGKTIALVGGNVVLDGGNVTLPSGRVEIWSVNSGEVALANNNQQLQLQPGEGINYGNIELLNAASIDTSGNSAGSILLRGENISLTNSSAIVTDTLGDGTPGTLNIFASESLKVQGIVDNPNYWTSIFADVAPGATGNGSNIAIETKTLQVTDGGQIQTATFGAGSAGDLSVKAKDIQAIGDSPIGASGIFSPVNPGATGNGGNLNIETGSLQVAAGAQILTSTFGLGQAGELNINASDIEVTGVAQYTDVFTGEITEAPSQIAATVIKIPEFPGSGTGRGGNMKIQTQNLRLVDGGQITSATEGSGNAGNLQVNADNIELVGISEGTRSGLFASAYQDKGDGGNITLTANKLTIRDGATISVSNFQSQNRVPPGTGAAGSIEINAPSLLLNNQGTITADTNAGDFGDIIIQSQNLMMRNGSRISTNARNSSRGGNIKISTDTLVAEENSDITANAQKGFGGRVVVNAQGIFDIQFREQLTPKSDITATSQQGSEFSGTVQINAPDIDPSRELVKLPINLTDPSQQIATGCAATARNNSFIVSGRGGLPENPNYTLRGQTLWDDLRNLSYPQKTEQRPQTTERKEKPKDRKQVPEEKIVEAQRWVVAPDGKVELVAMVSNATPELRIPVCGGV; encoded by the coding sequence ATGTTTTTTGAATCTACAACAATTTTACATAAAACTTTTTATTTCCTTCTACAAAAGAAATCCTTGTTTCCTCTGATTACTATCTCTCTTCTCTTAAAAACTCCCTTGCCAGTCAGAGCGCAAACCCAAATTACCCCCGATGGCACCCTACCTACCAACGTCAATAATATTGGTGGGGGAATCCATGAAATCACTGGTGGTACTCAACCTAATAATGGTGCTAACCTTTTCCACAGCTTAAAAGATTTCTCCGTACAATCAGGAGACACAGCTCGTTTCGTCCATCCCCAAGGTATTGACAACATCATCACCCGCATCACGGGCGGGTCGCCTTCTCAAATTAACGGCATTATCCAAACACTGATCGACGACACTACAGATATTGGTCGTGCCAACCTTTTCCTCATCAATCCCAGTGGTATTATCTTTGGCGAAAATGCCCGTTTGGATATAGGCGGTTCCTTTTTTGCTACCACCGCAGATAAACTGAAGTTTGCTGATGGTACAGAATTTAGTGCCATCAACCCTACAGCCAACCCACTGCTGACAGTTAGCGTTCCCATTGGATTGCAATACGGGTCAAATCCTAACAGTAGCATTCGTGTTAATGGTAATGGCAACAATTTATTAGTCGATTTTAATTCTGGTTATGTAGACCGTAGTAACCGCCCATTGGGACTACACAATGTCACCCAAACAGGTAAAACCATAGCTCTTGTGGGTGGTAATGTGGTTTTGGATGGGGGAAATGTTACTCTTCCCTCTGGAAGAGTGGAAATTTGGTCAGTCAACAGTGGTGAAGTTGCTTTAGCTAACAATAATCAACAGTTACAACTTCAACCAGGAGAAGGAATTAACTACGGTAACATCGAACTGCTAAATGCGGCATCTATTGATACTAGTGGCAACAGTGCAGGTAGTATTCTACTGCGAGGTGAAAACATTAGCCTGACAAACAGTTCAGCTATTGTCACAGACACTTTGGGAGATGGTACACCAGGAACACTGAATATCTTTGCTTCTGAATCCCTCAAGGTACAGGGGATAGTTGATAATCCAAATTATTGGACTAGCATATTTGCTGATGTAGCACCAGGCGCAACCGGAAATGGCAGCAATATCGCCATTGAAACCAAAACCTTGCAGGTAACTGATGGGGGCCAAATACAAACTGCAACTTTTGGGGCTGGTTCTGCGGGCGATTTGAGCGTGAAAGCTAAGGATATTCAAGCTATCGGCGATTCCCCAATCGGAGCCAGTGGCATATTTTCCCCAGTTAATCCAGGAGCAACTGGTAATGGGGGTAACTTAAATATTGAAACTGGTAGTTTGCAAGTTGCAGCAGGCGCTCAGATACTTACTAGTACCTTTGGTTTAGGTCAAGCTGGAGAATTAAATATTAATGCTTCTGATATAGAAGTGACAGGTGTTGCACAATATACAGATGTCTTTACAGGTGAAATCACAGAAGCTCCTAGCCAAATTGCAGCCACCGTTATAAAAATACCAGAATTTCCTGGTTCTGGCACTGGTCGGGGTGGAAATATGAAGATTCAAACCCAAAATTTACGCCTTGTAGATGGCGGTCAAATAACTTCTGCTACCGAAGGTTCAGGAAATGCTGGTAATTTGCAAGTTAACGCTGATAATATTGAGTTGGTGGGCATTAGCGAGGGAACTCGTAGTGGGTTATTTGCTAGCGCTTACCAAGACAAGGGCGATGGGGGCAATATCACACTCACTGCTAATAAGTTAACGATTCGCGATGGTGCTACCATCAGTGTGAGCAACTTCCAAAGCCAAAACCGAGTTCCCCCAGGCACAGGCGCAGCGGGTAGTATTGAAATTAACGCCCCTTCCCTGCTACTGAACAACCAAGGCACAATTACTGCTGATACTAACGCTGGTGATTTTGGTGACATTATCATCCAATCGCAAAACTTGATGATGCGTAACGGGAGTAGAATCAGTACCAATGCCCGCAACAGTTCCCGTGGCGGTAATATTAAAATCTCCACTGATACTTTAGTCGCTGAAGAAAATAGCGATATCACTGCAAATGCCCAAAAAGGTTTTGGCGGACGGGTGGTGGTGAATGCCCAAGGTATTTTTGATATCCAGTTCCGCGAACAACTCACCCCAAAAAGCGACATTACCGCCACCTCGCAACAGGGATCTGAGTTTAGTGGTACAGTGCAAATCAACGCGCCAGATATAGACCCATCTCGGGAGTTAGTGAAACTGCCGATAAATTTAACCGACCCCTCCCAGCAAATTGCTACAGGTTGCGCTGCTACGGCAAGAAACAATAGTTTCATCGTCAGTGGACGGGGTGGTTTACCAGAAAACCCCAACTATACTCTACGGGGTCAGACCCTGTGGGATGATCTGCGGAATTTATCATACCCACAGAAGACAGAGCAAAGACCTCAGACCACTGAAAGAAAAGAGAAGCCAAAGGACAGAAAGCAGGTGCCAGAAGAAAAAATTGTGGAAGCGCAAAGATGGGTTGTTGCTCCCGATGGTAAGGTGGAATTGGTAGCAATGGTGTCTAATGCAACCCCTGAATTGCGGATTCCTGTCTGTGGTGGGGTGTAG
- a CDS encoding NF038122 family metalloprotease, producing MNLKIKHFLSVAKLAIKRINHPKSPMYGRRNNIKRATRRGKLFLVSLLVCTAIVGNFKLAQAQTIAYTTTGSTTTTKIQIYYGPETTLDQMIGMELAANVWSQYLADDVNVKLFATTTNRLPKDVLGSATVEMLVPKTSYQTFLSKFNADRKSQNDSTASKNFQTIGDDDDSSGLSVMVKNRVISGIDYINFARANAKALGILSSTDTGFDGHIVLDKDLTNLSTDPNESLTWSYNYTNNSIPSESLDFLTTAIHEMGHMLGFIDGVDNPNLLKAIKDNNITDSVVEKSITPLDLYRFSSLSKDKVISGDDDDSTDIKGIPDLSIGGEPFFTFDKGKSKVEDMAKGEDSSLGGDGDQASHWLKGKKGIMEPYLQTSKREVIADTDLTALDLVGWDVRSPAMELDQLEAILPNLYNQAKATAEAKMADISTWFLTTPPELVNPISVDNSTNVEDDDDDDDDDDDDDDGNSVSEPSQDSSLAEFCKDPNNYNTSECLLWRSSGSQEWDVYYQKITSLNQKWLLKAPTISKAKSVLEKGARG from the coding sequence ATGAACCTGAAAATAAAACATTTCTTGTCAGTTGCAAAGCTGGCAATCAAAAGAATTAATCATCCAAAATCTCCCATGTACGGCCGCAGAAATAATATCAAGCGAGCTACCCGTCGTGGGAAGTTGTTTTTGGTATCATTACTTGTCTGTACCGCGATCGTTGGCAACTTCAAGCTAGCACAAGCACAAACCATAGCATACACTACCACTGGATCAACAACGACAACAAAAATCCAAATCTACTACGGCCCTGAGACTACCCTAGACCAGATGATTGGTATGGAGTTAGCAGCTAATGTGTGGAGTCAATACCTTGCGGATGATGTTAACGTCAAGCTGTTTGCTACGACCACCAATAGATTACCTAAAGACGTTCTTGGGTCTGCAACAGTAGAGATGCTGGTACCAAAGACTTCATACCAAACTTTTCTCTCGAAGTTTAATGCAGATAGAAAATCACAGAATGATTCTACTGCCTCTAAAAACTTTCAGACGATAGGTGATGATGATGATAGTTCTGGGTTGAGTGTGATGGTCAAGAATCGGGTGATATCGGGTATTGACTATATCAACTTTGCCCGTGCTAATGCCAAAGCCCTAGGAATACTTTCTAGCACAGACACTGGTTTTGATGGTCATATTGTTTTAGATAAAGACCTAACTAACCTCAGTACTGACCCAAACGAGTCATTGACATGGAGTTATAATTACACCAACAACTCGATCCCATCTGAGAGCTTAGACTTTTTGACTACAGCGATACATGAAATGGGTCATATGCTAGGCTTTATCGATGGGGTGGATAATCCCAACTTGTTAAAGGCGATAAAAGACAATAACATCACCGATTCTGTTGTCGAGAAAAGTATCACTCCACTAGACCTATACCGCTTCTCTAGTCTAAGCAAAGACAAGGTAATATCAGGTGACGACGATGACAGCACCGATATCAAGGGAATACCAGACTTATCAATTGGTGGCGAACCTTTCTTCACTTTTGACAAAGGCAAGTCCAAGGTTGAAGACATGGCAAAAGGAGAAGATAGTAGCTTAGGTGGCGATGGAGACCAGGCTTCTCACTGGCTAAAAGGCAAAAAGGGCATCATGGAGCCTTATTTGCAAACAAGTAAGAGAGAGGTAATTGCAGATACAGACCTGACTGCATTAGATTTAGTTGGTTGGGATGTGCGATCGCCAGCTATGGAATTAGACCAATTAGAGGCTATCCTACCAAACCTATACAATCAAGCCAAAGCTACAGCAGAAGCCAAGATGGCAGATATTTCTACTTGGTTTCTCACCACTCCCCCGGAACTAGTAAATCCAATCAGCGTCGACAATAGCACTAATGTGGAAGATGATGACGATGACGATGACGATGATGATGACGATGATGATGGAAACTCTGTCTCTGAGCCTTCACAAGACTCTTCTCTAGCAGAATTTTGTAAAGACCCCAACAATTACAACACCTCTGAGTGCTTGTTATGGCGTTCTTCTGGTTCCCAAGAATGGGATGTATATTACCAAAAAATAACTTCTCTTAACCAAAAATGGCTGTTAAAAGCACCAACCATCTCTAAAGCCAAATCAGTGTTAGAGAAGGGAGCAAGGGGATAA
- the lon gene encoding endopeptidase La has protein sequence MNYLTHLFPGAPKTLETSLLLPLRNVVLMPGITLPVVAGRSRSVAVVEATALTSRKELVIATVRPEAVPRLNADENAEIESLEEIYPVATLAAIQRIIRLPIGAIQLIVQGKERVRIEQMQISDRIVEVKFQRLPLLTKETAITSGSSPTTIEALTGVIKSLWREIAAVNPNLPEEVLDVLLDNDDPVELAYQTSMLLPHDVEKLQSLLEQDNLEALLQQVVASLKQEVEVQRLRGEILGETKKEIDQQQREFFLRQQLKKIQQELGEGESETQEIQELRSQLEAAQLPETAYKQAKRELARLERVGSSSAEGGVIRTYLDWLLEMPWNKTVQDNLDLQNARTVLDTDHYGLVKVKDRIIEHLATFKLKSQQSKVNSQQDLPISPSPHLPISSPPHPPISPSSEHYTIGTVLCFVGPPGVGKTSLGRSIARALGRPFERVSLGGLRDEAELRGHRRTYIGAMPGRIVQALHRSGVKNPAIMLDELDKVGMDYRGDPASVLLEILDPQQNYCFRDLYLDLDFDLSQVFFIGTANDLSKVPAPLLDRLEIIELSGYSEEEKLAIAQKYLLPRQLEKAGLPSDAVQILPETLRLVIECYTREAGVRRLEQQLGTICRKLAVRHADGKTEPMQIHPEQLEDLLGPKIFLQDEMRKTPRPGVATGLAWTLAGGEVLFVEAVQLPQGKELVLTGQLGEIMEESAHIAYSYVWANAASWGIDTRVFRGNGLHIHVPAGAVPKDGPSAGVTMVTAIASLLTKRSVRTDTAMTGEINLSGEVLPIGGVREKVLAARRVGIKRILLPQQNAKDLVDVPEDVRNEMEFIFCDRIEQVLENALLPPDDSQRANTNENGHQQPALAHN, from the coding sequence ATGAACTACCTTACACACTTATTCCCAGGAGCGCCAAAAACGCTGGAAACGAGTCTACTTCTTCCCCTGCGTAATGTCGTACTCATGCCAGGAATTACTTTACCTGTTGTCGCCGGGCGATCGCGCTCGGTTGCGGTTGTAGAAGCTACAGCACTGACTTCCCGAAAAGAACTGGTGATTGCCACAGTTAGACCAGAAGCGGTTCCCAGGCTGAACGCCGACGAAAATGCGGAAATTGAAAGCTTGGAGGAAATTTATCCTGTTGCAACTCTCGCAGCGATCCAACGCATCATCCGCTTGCCAATAGGAGCGATACAACTGATTGTGCAAGGAAAAGAGCGAGTCCGGATCGAGCAAATGCAGATTAGCGATCGCATTGTGGAAGTCAAGTTTCAGCGACTACCTCTACTGACAAAAGAAACTGCCATTACATCTGGAAGTTCACCAACCACCATCGAAGCATTGACTGGGGTAATTAAATCTCTGTGGCGAGAAATTGCTGCTGTGAATCCCAACCTTCCAGAAGAAGTATTAGATGTTTTGCTAGACAATGACGATCCTGTGGAGTTAGCTTACCAAACCAGCATGTTACTTCCGCATGATGTCGAAAAACTCCAGTCACTATTGGAACAAGATAACTTGGAGGCATTATTGCAGCAAGTGGTGGCTTCTTTGAAACAAGAGGTAGAAGTTCAACGCCTGCGGGGCGAAATTTTAGGGGAAACGAAAAAAGAAATTGATCAACAGCAACGAGAATTCTTCCTGCGACAACAATTAAAGAAAATTCAACAGGAATTGGGAGAAGGTGAATCAGAAACCCAAGAAATTCAAGAATTGCGATCGCAACTCGAAGCAGCGCAATTACCTGAAACTGCATACAAGCAAGCCAAACGAGAACTTGCTCGCCTAGAACGAGTTGGTAGCAGTTCGGCAGAGGGTGGTGTAATTCGCACTTACCTAGACTGGCTGTTAGAAATGCCCTGGAACAAAACCGTACAGGACAATTTAGATTTGCAAAATGCCAGGACTGTACTAGATACTGACCACTACGGTCTTGTGAAAGTAAAAGACCGCATTATTGAACACTTGGCTACTTTTAAACTCAAAAGTCAACAGTCAAAAGTCAATAGTCAACAGGATCTCCCCATCTCCCCATCCCCCCATCTCCCCATCTCCTCACCTCCCCATCCCCCCATCTCCCCATCTTCAGAACACTACACCATCGGCACAGTCCTGTGCTTCGTCGGCCCACCAGGGGTAGGTAAAACTAGTCTCGGTCGTTCTATTGCCCGTGCTTTGGGGCGTCCGTTTGAGCGAGTGAGTTTGGGTGGATTGCGGGATGAAGCGGAATTGCGAGGTCATCGTCGCACTTATATTGGAGCGATGCCAGGTCGGATCGTGCAGGCGCTGCATCGATCTGGGGTGAAAAATCCCGCGATCATGCTGGATGAATTGGATAAAGTCGGAATGGACTATCGCGGCGATCCGGCTTCAGTATTGCTAGAAATACTTGATCCACAGCAGAATTACTGCTTCCGAGATTTATATCTGGATTTGGATTTTGACCTCTCCCAAGTCTTCTTTATCGGTACTGCTAACGACTTGTCGAAAGTTCCTGCACCTTTACTGGATCGCTTGGAAATTATCGAGCTATCAGGTTATTCCGAAGAAGAAAAACTAGCGATCGCCCAAAAATACCTCCTACCCCGCCAGCTAGAAAAAGCAGGACTCCCCAGCGACGCAGTGCAGATACTACCGGAAACCTTGCGCTTGGTGATTGAATGCTATACTCGCGAGGCTGGAGTCCGTCGGCTGGAACAACAATTAGGTACTATCTGCCGGAAGCTTGCAGTCCGCCATGCTGACGGAAAAACTGAGCCGATGCAGATTCATCCAGAACAGCTAGAAGACTTACTTGGCCCGAAAATCTTTTTACAAGATGAGATGCGGAAAACACCGAGACCAGGTGTTGCTACCGGTCTAGCATGGACTCTTGCAGGTGGAGAAGTTTTGTTTGTGGAGGCGGTGCAGTTACCTCAAGGTAAAGAACTAGTCCTGACCGGACAACTGGGTGAGATTATGGAAGAGTCGGCGCATATTGCTTATTCCTACGTCTGGGCAAATGCGGCGTCTTGGGGTATCGATACGCGTGTGTTTAGAGGCAATGGTTTACACATCCACGTCCCAGCAGGTGCTGTACCCAAAGATGGGCCTTCGGCTGGGGTGACAATGGTGACAGCAATTGCTTCCTTATTGACCAAGCGATCGGTGCGGACGGATACAGCCATGACTGGGGAAATCAACCTCAGTGGTGAAGTCTTGCCCATTGGCGGCGTGCGTGAAAAGGTGTTGGCAGCTAGGCGAGTTGGTATCAAACGCATATTATTACCGCAGCAGAATGCCAAAGATTTAGTAGATGTACCAGAAGATGTTCGCAATGAAATGGAATTCATATTTTGCGATCGCATCGAGCAAGTGCTGGAAAATGCCCTGCTACCTCCGGATGATTCTCAACGCGCAAACACAAACGAGAATGGTCATCAACAGCCTGCATTAGCTCACAATTAG
- a CDS encoding DUF928 domain-containing protein, with the protein MQEPRKSMSKYRLLGSALLLSLSFISMGVMPSVAQVTFRPPRILAPRDSTGGASRDSSSNNCLSAQTTNDKVSVTPVLPSSKIGFTVKERPTILVYIPQTTAKKALFSLQDEQAKNHYQTTINLPEKPGVMAIKLPQHVAALKTGKNYQWSLAMICSAQLEPDSPLVNGWIQRVQPPVHLKHQGHVSTSLELVSRLAKSGVWYDTASELARLKQAQPQNATITVSWQQLLDSVGLNAIADAPLIN; encoded by the coding sequence ATGCAAGAACCGCGTAAATCTATGTCCAAATACCGTCTGTTAGGAAGCGCCCTGTTATTGTCATTGTCTTTTATCTCTATGGGGGTCATGCCGAGTGTAGCCCAAGTGACTTTCAGACCCCCACGAATACTTGCACCCAGGGATTCCACAGGTGGAGCTTCCCGGGATAGTAGCAGTAACAACTGCCTGTCTGCTCAGACAACAAACGATAAGGTCTCGGTAACACCTGTACTTCCATCAAGCAAAATTGGGTTCACAGTAAAAGAGCGTCCGACAATACTTGTCTATATTCCGCAAACTACCGCCAAAAAAGCATTGTTTAGTTTGCAAGATGAACAAGCCAAAAACCACTACCAAACTACTATCAACTTGCCAGAAAAACCTGGTGTAATGGCAATCAAACTCCCTCAGCATGTGGCTGCACTCAAGACAGGTAAAAATTATCAATGGTCTTTGGCGATGATTTGCTCTGCTCAATTAGAGCCGGATAGTCCGTTGGTAAATGGATGGATTCAGCGAGTTCAACCGCCTGTCCACTTGAAACATCAAGGCCATGTGTCTACTTCCTTGGAGTTGGTTTCTCGCCTAGCTAAAAGTGGCGTTTGGTATGACACCGCCTCTGAACTTGCCCGATTAAAGCAAGCCCAACCTCAGAATGCAACCATCACAGTTTCCTGGCAACAACTATTAGATTCTGTGGGTTTGAATGCGATCGCCGATGCACCCCTGATTAATTAA
- a CDS encoding metal ABC transporter solute-binding protein, Zn/Mn family, with amino-acid sequence MLIRLYVVMVMLLCGVIPLVGCRQSSTPTSKSDKLQIMVSIAPQKYFVERIGDGYVTVSVMVPPGAEPHTFEPKPEQFKALSRAKAYMRIRIDFEEAWIDKIKAANPTMLIVDTTQGIKRLPMPSSYQEAGERPHAGEGENLDPHIWLSPQLVKVQAQTIYDGLVKLDPKHQAAYQANLERFIADINGLDADIRKNLQGVKNRKFIVFHPGWGYFARDYGLEMIPIEIGGQEPSAAELATLITKAKKENIKVVFAEPQFSRQAAQTIAKEIGGEMLLIDPLSPDWLNNLRQVSNTFARVLSQGGIFSVGDRNDQATYPCQGVSLEMTWCLSVLVFQK; translated from the coding sequence ATGCTCATTCGCTTATACGTCGTCATGGTGATGCTTTTATGTGGGGTGATACCACTGGTTGGATGCCGCCAGAGTTCGACACCCACATCTAAGAGTGACAAGCTGCAAATTATGGTCAGCATCGCACCGCAGAAGTACTTTGTGGAGCGTATTGGGGACGGTTATGTCACTGTAAGTGTGATGGTTCCACCAGGGGCCGAACCCCATACATTCGAGCCAAAACCAGAACAATTCAAGGCTCTCAGCCGTGCCAAAGCCTACATGCGTATCCGCATTGACTTCGAGGAAGCCTGGATCGACAAAATCAAGGCGGCAAATCCTACAATGCTGATTGTGGATACGACACAGGGCATCAAACGGTTGCCGATGCCATCAAGCTATCAAGAGGCAGGAGAAAGACCTCATGCTGGCGAGGGCGAAAACCTCGACCCCCATATCTGGCTATCGCCGCAGTTGGTGAAAGTGCAGGCACAAACAATCTACGATGGGCTTGTGAAGTTAGACCCCAAGCACCAGGCAGCGTATCAAGCAAACCTAGAGCGCTTCATAGCAGATATCAATGGGCTGGACGCTGACATTCGCAAAAATTTACAGGGGGTGAAAAACCGCAAATTTATCGTCTTCCATCCGGGATGGGGTTACTTCGCCCGTGATTACGGATTGGAAATGATACCCATTGAGATTGGCGGGCAGGAACCCAGTGCCGCTGAACTGGCAACACTGATTACCAAAGCTAAGAAAGAGAACATCAAGGTGGTTTTTGCTGAACCGCAGTTTAGCAGGCAGGCGGCACAGACGATCGCCAAGGAAATTGGCGGGGAGATGTTGCTCATCGATCCGCTATCGCCTGATTGGTTGAATAACTTGCGTCAAGTCTCCAATACCTTTGCCAGGGTTTTGAGTCAGGGTGGCATTTTCTCTGTGGGCGATCGCAATGATCAAGCAACCTACCCCTGTCAAGGTGTAAGTCTTGAAATGACTTGGTGTCTTAGTGTCTTAGTGTTTCAAAAATGA
- a CDS encoding GYD domain-containing protein, translating to MATYIILSRFSSEAFKDPNEFKQLATTVSEKIKSECPGVTWKDSYATMGRFDVIDIVESDDVKQIEKAAMIVHGYGHSTTETLVATPWKEFLEML from the coding sequence ATGGCAACCTACATTATTCTGAGTCGGTTTTCCTCTGAAGCCTTCAAAGATCCCAACGAATTTAAGCAATTAGCCACTACAGTTTCTGAAAAAATAAAGAGTGAGTGTCCTGGGGTGACTTGGAAGGACAGTTATGCAACGATGGGGCGCTTCGATGTTATTGATATTGTTGAGTCAGATGATGTGAAGCAAATTGAGAAAGCTGCGATGATCGTTCATGGCTACGGACATTCAACAACCGAAACATTAGTTGCAACACCCTGGAAAGAATTCTTGGAAATGCTTTAG